The genome window CCGAAGTGTTCGCACGGTTCGGCCGCGACAAGGGCGCGGACATTCCGGTGCAGGCGGAATACGTCCGGGCGCTGAAGCCGCTGCTCGACCGCTTCGGCAACGAGCCGAACCTCACGGTGATCCTCTTCACCCTCGACGAGACGGTCTACAGCCGCGAGCTCGCGACCCTCGCCGGGCACTATCCGATCCTCCGCCTCGGCCCGCCGTGGTGGTTCCTCGACAGCCCCGAGGGGATGCGGCGCTTCCGCGAGACCGCCACCGAGACCGCCGGATTCTACAACACCGTCGGCTTCAACGACGACACCCGCGCATTCTGTTCGATCCCCGCCCGCCACGACGTCGCGCGGCGGATCGACTGCGGCTTCCTCGGCCGCCTGGTCGCCGAACACCGCCTCGACGAGGACGAGGCCTTCGAGGTGGCCCGGGAGCTGGCTTACGGTTTGGTGAAAAACGCATACAGGTTGTAGGTTTCTACCCGCAGTAGAGTTTGCCCAAACACAATAAGCAGGGAGTAGCGACTATGATCCGCTTCAACGCCAAGGCCCTCGCCACCACCGCGCTCGTGGCGGTCGCGGTGCTCGGCTCCGCCTCCGCGGCTTCCGCCGCCGACAAGATCGTATTCCGCAGCGCCGACACCCACGTCGCCGACTATCCGACCGTCAAGGCGGTGGAATACATGAGCGAGATCCTCGCCAAGGAGACCAACGGCCGCCTGTCGATCAAGGTGTTCCCGGCGTCGCAATTGGGCGAGGAGAAGGACACCATCGAGCAGACCCAGCTCGGCGTGCTCGACCTCAACCGCGTCAACCTGGTGCCGCTCAACAACATCATCCCGCTCACCCAGGTTCCGTCGCTGCCGTTCCTGTTCACGTCGGTCGAGCACGCCCAGCGCGTTCTCGACGGCCCGATCGGCGACGAGATCCTCGCCTCCTTCGCCGACAAGGACCTGATCGGCCTCGCCTTCTACGACTCCGGCGCGCGCAGCTTCTACAACATGAAGAAGCCGATCCACACGCCCGACGACATGAAGGGGATGAAGATCCGCGTCCAGCAATCCGACCTGATGGTGGGGATGGTCCGGGCGCTCGGCGCCAACGCCACGCCGATGCCGTTCGGCGAGGTCTACAGCGGCCTCCAGACCGGCGCGATCGACGGCGCCGAGAATAATTGGCCGAGCTACTACTCGACCCGCCACTTCGAAGTCGCGAAGTACTACTCGCTCACCCAGCACCTGATGGTGCCCGAAGCGCTGATGATGTCCAAGAAGACCTGGGACAAGCTCTCGAAGGACGACCAGAAGCTCGTCCGCGACGCCGCCAAGAAATCGGCGCTGAAGATGCACGAGCTGTGGGCGGCGATGGAGAAGGTCGCCCACGAGGCGGTGACCAAGGGCGGCTCGCAGATCAACGAAGTCGACAAGGCGCCCTTCATCAAGGCGATGCAGCCGGTCTACGACCAGTTCGTGACCGATCCGAAGATGAAGGACATGGTCGCGCGCATCCGCGCCACCAAGTGATCCGGTTCGCGCGGGGTCCGGCCTTCCGGACCCCGCGCTCCCCATCCACCCTGACCGGAGCGCCCTTGCCATGCGTGCTGCGTTCGAATCCTTCTCCCGCCTGCTCGACACCTTCTGCAAGGCGATCCTCTGGCTGTCCGGGGCCGGATTGTTCCTCATGACGATGACGGTCGCCTGGCAGGTCTGGGGCCGGTTCGTCATCAACGATTCCCCGGTATGGACCGAGCCGACCTCGCTGCTGCTGATGCTGTGGTTCATCCTCCTCGCCGCCGCGGTGGGGGTGCGCCAGCGCTTTCACCTGAGCCTCGACCTCTTCCGCATGCTGATGCCGCCGATGGTGAAGCTCGTCCTGGACGCGCTCGCCTTCATCGCGGTCGGCGCGTTCGGCGCGGGCATGGCCTGGTACACCCGCGACCTGATCGCCCAGACCTGGCCGGTGAGCACCCCCGGCCTCGGCGTCCCGCAAGGACTCAGCTACCTGCCGGTGTCGCTGGCGGGCGGCATGATCGTGCTGTTCTCGATCGAGCATCTGATCCGGCTGGCTTTCGTCTTCGCCGACGAGAAGCGCTCCGCGGCCGACGTCGCGCGCCTCGCCGCGCTCGAAAAGCCGAACGACTGAAGGAACCGGAATCATGGAATACTGGGTACTTTTCGGATCCTTCGCGGTCCTTCTGGTGATCGGCGTGCCGGTGGCGTTCTCGCTCGGCATCTCCTCGCTCGCTGCGGTCATCTACCTCGGCATGCCGCCGCTGATCGTGTTCCAGCGCATGGCCGCGGGCATGAACGTGTTCGCGCTGATGGCGATCCCGTTCTTCATCTACGGCGGCGAGCTGATGCTGCACGGCGCGATCGCCGAACGCCTGGTGCGGTTCGCCGCCGGGCTGCTCGGCCACCGGAAGGGCGGCCTCGGCCTCGTCAACGTGATGGCGAGCGTGTTCTTCGGCGGCGTCTCGGGCTCGGCGGTGGCGGATGCCTCGGCGGTCGGCTCGATCATGATCCCGCAGATGGAAAAACGCGGCTACGACAAGGACTATTCGGTCAACATCACCGTCACCGCGGCGATCATCGCGCTGATGATTCCGCCCAGCCACAACATGATCATCTATTCGATCTCGGCGGGTGGCACGATCTCGATCGCCGACCTCTTCACCGCGGGCATCCTGCCCGGCCTGCTGCTCGCGATCCTGCTGATGCTCGCCGCCTATTACGTGGCGCGCCGCAAGGGCTACCCCGCCGAACCGTTCCCGGGCATGTCGCGGGTGGTGCAGCTGTTCCTCAACGCGCTGCCCGGTCTGTTCCTGGTGCTGATCATCGTCGGCGGCGTGCGGTCGGGCATCTTCACCGCCACCGAAAGCTCGATGATCGCGGTGATCTACGCCCTGCTCGTCACCCTGCTCGCCTACCGCACCCTCAACTGGGAAACCTTCACCAAGGCCACCATCGGCGCGGTCAAGACCACCGCGATGGTGCTGATGGTGATCGGCGCGGCGAGTTCGTTCGGCTGGCTCCTGGCGCTGATGCAGGTGCCGCAGGCGATGATCGTGGCGATGCGGGCGGTCTCCGACAATCCCTACGTGATCTTCCTGCTGCTCAACGTGATCCTGCTGTTCCTCGGCTGCTTCATGGACATGTCGCCGCTGATCATCATCTGCACGCCGATCTTCCTGCCGGTGGTGAAGGCGTTCGGCATGGATCCGGTCCACTTCGGCGTGATCCTGATCCTCAATCTCGGCATCGGCC of uncultured Alphaproteobacteria bacterium contains these proteins:
- a CDS encoding TRAP dicarboxylate transporter, DctP subunit codes for the protein MIRFNAKALATTALVAVAVLGSASAASAADKIVFRSADTHVADYPTVKAVEYMSEILAKETNGRLSIKVFPASQLGEEKDTIEQTQLGVLDLNRVNLVPLNNIIPLTQVPSLPFLFTSVEHAQRVLDGPIGDEILASFADKDLIGLAFYDSGARSFYNMKKPIHTPDDMKGMKIRVQQSDLMVGMVRALGANATPMPFGEVYSGLQTGAIDGAENNWPSYYSTRHFEVAKYYSLTQHLMVPEALMMSKKTWDKLSKDDQKLVRDAAKKSALKMHELWAAMEKVAHEAVTKGGSQINEVDKAPFIKAMQPVYDQFVTDPKMKDMVARIRATK
- a CDS encoding TRAP-type C4-dicarboxylate transport system, small permease component, whose translation is MRAAFESFSRLLDTFCKAILWLSGAGLFLMTMTVAWQVWGRFVINDSPVWTEPTSLLLMLWFILLAAAVGVRQRFHLSLDLFRMLMPPMVKLVLDALAFIAVGAFGAGMAWYTRDLIAQTWPVSTPGLGVPQGLSYLPVSLAGGMIVLFSIEHLIRLAFVFADEKRSAADVARLAALEKPND
- a CDS encoding conserved membrane hypothetical protein (Evidence 4 : Homologs of previously reported genes of unknown function); amino-acid sequence: MEYWVLFGSFAVLLVIGVPVAFSLGISSLAAVIYLGMPPLIVFQRMAAGMNVFALMAIPFFIYGGELMLHGAIAERLVRFAAGLLGHRKGGLGLVNVMASVFFGGVSGSAVADASAVGSIMIPQMEKRGYDKDYSVNITVTAAIIALMIPPSHNMIIYSISAGGTISIADLFTAGILPGLLLAILLMLAAYYVARRKGYPAEPFPGMSRVVQLFLNALPGLFLVLIIVGGVRSGIFTATESSMIAVIYALLVTLLAYRTLNWETFTKATIGAVKTTAMVLMVIGAASSFGWLLALMQVPQAMIVAMRAVSDNPYVIFLLLNVILLFLGCFMDMSPLIIICTPIFLPVVKAFGMDPVHFGVILILNLGIGLCTPPVGSVLFVGCAVGEIPLMKTVRTIWPFYGACFVTLMLVTYIPQISLFLPHLLAK